In Bradyrhizobium guangdongense, the sequence GAATCGTGGTGTCGCCGATGTGCCAATATTCGGCCGAAGACGGCGTGCCCACCGACTGGCATTTCACCCACATCAACAATCTGGCGCTGTCGGGCGCTTCGATGTTCTGCATCGAGGCGACCCATGTCGAGGCGATCGGCCGCATCACGCCGGGCTGCCTCGGGCTCTACAGCGATGCCTCGGAAGCCGCGCTGAAGCAGATCCTCACTTCGGTGCGCAAGCATTCCTCCACCGCGATCGCGATGCAGCTCGCCCATGCCGGCCGCAAGGCTTCCAGCGCGCGGCCCTGGGACGGCGGCCAGCTCATCCCGGTGAGCGAAGGCGGCTGGCAGACCGTGGCGCCGTCGGCGATCCCGCACAAGGACGGCGAGGCCGCGCCCACAGCGCTCGATGCGAGCGGCCTGAAGCGCATCCGCGAGGCCTTCGTCGACGCGGCGCAGCGCGCGGAGCGCATCGGCATCGATGCGATCGAGCTGCACGGCGCGCACGGCTATCTCCTGCATCAATTCCTCTCGCCGCTCTCCAACAAGCGCACCGACGAGTATGGCGGCTCGCTTGAAAATCGCATGCGCTTCCCGCTCGAGATCTACGACGCCGTCCGCGCGGTCTTCCCGCACGACAAGCCCGTGGGCATGCGCGTGTCGTCGACCGATTGGGTCGAGGGCGGCTGGGACCTCGCGCAGACCATCGAATTCGCGCGCGCGCTGAAGGCGCGCGGCGTCGACTGGATCGATGCCTCCTCGGGCGGCGTCTCGCCCTTGCAGAAGATCGCGCTCGGCCCCGGCTACCAGGTGCAGTTTGCGGAGGCCATCAAGCGCGAGACCGGCCTGCCTGTCATGGCGGTCGGCCTGATCACGGAGCCCAGGCAGGCGGAGGAGATCGTCGCCTCAGGCAAGGCCGACATGGTCGCACTCGCCCGCGGCATGCTCTACGACCCCCGCTGGGCCTGGCACGCCGCCGCCGAGCTCGGCGGCGAAGTCGAGGCGCCGCCGCAATACTGGCGCTCGCAGCCGTCCACGCAGAAGGCGCTGTTCGGCAAGACCACGTTCGGCGCGCGGTGATCTTTCGTTCACCTCTCCCCGCCTGCGCGGAGAGGTCGGAATTCGCGCTGTAAGCGCGGATTCCGGGTGAGGGGGTACAGGTGCGGCGGCAATCTCATGCGTGGAGAGAGCCCCTCACCCCAACCCTCTCAGCGCGAGCGAAGCTCGTCGCGACCCCGTAAGAGCGGGGAGAGGGAGCAATAGACCTCACCCATCCGTAAAATCCCTCAGCTTCCGCTCCGGCCAAAACGGGCCTAACCTCATGGCAAGCTCAACGCCAGCCGAGGTGCGTCATGCGTTATCCTGTCCGCAAAGCTGCTCACATCTTCGAGCGTGTCGGCCTCGCGGTGGCGGGCGCGGCGTGCGGATTGTTCGTCGGCGCCGACGTCGGATCGGCGATTCCCCAGCTCACCACGCAGGGCTTCCTGCTGCTGATGATGCTGCTCGGCGGCATCGGCTTCTATCTCGGCATCGACACGCCGCAGATGCCGTTCGACGACGCGCACAGCCATATCGACGCCGCGGAATTCCTCAGCGCCGCCGGCACCCTGTTCGCCACCGTCACCGCGTTCGTCTCCGTCGCCGTCATCGTGCTGCGGCTCGAGCCGCATATGAGCTTGAGCTGGTTGACCCTGTTCGCATGGATCGCCGGCGTCGCCATGCAGATCATCGCCGGCGCCAAGGCCAGGATGCGGAAGGTGTAGGGACTGTTCGCTGTTCGAGAGATAACGCCACACGCACACTGCGTTCCCTCCCCCCTTGTGGGGGAGGGCTAGGGAGAGGGGTACCCCACGACGTGCTCTATCGAGTTAAGCCTCGTCCCGTTATCGCCTCTCGCTCGCAACCAGCACCATTTGCTGAGCCACCCCTCTCCCCAACCCTCCCCCACAAGGGGGGAGGGAGCCGAGCGGAGTGCTGGGCTACGTCCCCCGGTTCACGATGGTGAAAGTCAGTCCCGCCGCTGCCCGTCCTAAAACACCACGCCCACCCGCGTGCCGCGCTTCCAGGCGATGCGGCAGCGTTTCTTGGTGTTGACGTGCAGCAGCTCGAATCGATCGGGGATCTTCACCTGCCCGCCGAGATCGACGCAGGCCCCGCCGGGCGAATAGTCGATCAGCGTGCAGGGGATCACCGGCGCGCGCGGGTCGGTGATGATCTTGGCCTGGCGGGACACCAGGCCTGCGGGTTTCACGCGGGCGAATCTGCGGGGAAATTGCGGCACGTCTCCTCCACTCCGCTGCTCTTTCTCGCGGTCGGATTCCCAGCATGCACGAAAGGTGATGCGATCACGCTAAAGCGGGCCAGAGAATTTTAATGAAAAGTAGCGGCGGCTGGAGAAAGCGGCGGTAGCGGGGTGGGGGAAGCGCGCAATTGCATACCGGCCAGGACGACGCTGGTCGTGTGGCGCGAGCCTGCAGCCTCACTCCGCACATCCCCCCGTCACGCCCCCGCCATCACCCCGTCCCGCTCCCCGCCCGCCGCCAGGTCCACGCCCGGTGGCACCGGCATCGGCACCGTCACGTAGCTCTTCGGCATGTTCACCGGCCGATAGGCCGCATCCACCGCCATCCGCTTCAGCACGCTCTCATGCACATGCGCGCCTTCGGGAATGACGCGCGGCTCGCAATCGGGGATGTAGAAACCCGCGACCACCTTCCGCTCCGGCCATTCCTTGTAGGTCGCGCTCTTCGGCAGAAATTCCAGCACGCGCCAGGCCGCGCTCATGGAATCGTGCAGGCGCGCCGCCTCGCCAGTGTAGGCGGGCCCGACATATTTGAATGGCGAGTTCTTGCGCGGGATGCCCCAGGCGAGCTGGTTCACGGTCGCCGGGTTGAAGTTCAGCCCCGCCTTCGTCGCCTCCTCGATCATCCAGATCAGCGGCCATTTCGATTCCGCGCTCTCGACCTCCGGATAGCCGCCGCCGACGTCGCAATGCACGCCGGCGAACCACACCTGCAGGATGTCCTGCGGTACCTTCTTCTCGTCAGGCACGTAACGGTGGCTCCAGTACTCCTGCGGCTCCTCGTATTGTTTCAGGCGGAACATGCAGCGCCGCTCGTCGATCGCGATCGCCTGGCGGAAGATGGCGACGCTCGGGTTGCGCAGCGTGAAAGCGAGCTCCTCCAGGCTGAAGACCAGGAAAAAAACGTCGCGCCGCGGCACGATCACGCTCGCCACGGTGTCCCAGACGCCGATGAAGTGGATGGTCGGCCAGCGCGTCGAGGTGATGCGCGCGAACTGCGCGGCGAGGTCGAAGGCGTCCTTCGGCAGCGGCCCCTGCTCGTCGACCGCGATGTCCTTGAGGTCCTCGACGTCGTTGCCGTGCCCGGTCCCGGAATATTGCTTGTAGGCGACGAGCCCCGAGCCTGCGAGGTTCGCCTGCTCCGGCGAGATCAGCCCGACCTTGTGGATCAGCCCCGCCAGCACGCGCACCGTGTAGGCGCCGCGCGAAAAGCCGAACAGATAGATCCTGTCGCCCGGTGCGTAATGCTCGACCAGGAAGCAATAGGCCGACAGCGTGTTGTCATCGAGCCCGTAGCCGGTGGCGAGCCCCAGCACCAGCTTGATGTTGGCCTTCCACCTGTTCCAGGTCGACGGCTCCGTCACCGTGCCGACCCCGGGATCGTAAAACACCATCTGCCGCGGCGACGTCTTCTCGGTCTTGCGCAGGCAGCGATAGAGCTTCAGGACGTTGGAGATGTTCTCCGAAATCTCGTTGCCGGTGCCGTCACAGCAGATGACGAGATTCTTGGACGTGGGGTTGGCCGAGTGCTCCATGGGATGCGCCTCCGGGTGATGCTACCGGGGCGAGTATAGCGGAATTGGAGCAGTAATTTCCATGTGCAGCCGACAAAATGCCGAGTAGTTATTACAACAGCTTTTTACGTCCCAACAGCGACCTTTGGCTTAATGCCGACACGGACACTTATTTCAGCATAAACCTCTTCAATTCCTGGCATCTCCACAGTTGCCACTACTGCATAAGGAATTGTTTCGTCTAGCTCATCAGGTTCTCGTTGAACGACGAGTGACAGAACACCATTCTCGTTTACCACGCCGGCCTTCACACCCGTCCAGCGCCTGTGAATGACTGTCCCACGATGAGATTGGTTCACGTCCGGTTGGTCTTTTGCCGCCGCAACTCCCAGAATTTGCAGGTCGACCGGATCAAGAAGCTTCAATCTTGCCCCTCGATATTTAGCCGCACCGATTCTAGGTGGAGCAAACCAACTAACTGTCGCCGCGATCTCGTGAGGCTGCGCCTTGCCTGAGATCGCTTGAGGCAATGGGATCGAAAATACGTGTCCTTGGTCTCGCGCTAAGCTTCCAACAGCCCACAACGTAGCACGGTCAGCCGCACAATTTAGAGCCATGCCAGCTCTTATAGCGCCAAACCCAAGGTACCTTCGTACATTATCTTTTTGCCTGACATGCTTCTTTGGGTCCGCCGGACCAAGAATTTCAACTATTAGGTCTCGCGCACCAGTCCATTTCGCGCAATGAACGAGAAGGGCCTTAAGGAGTAGAGCGCGATGCGAGCCGGAGATCGCGAGGAAGTCTTCATAGGTCGCTTCGAGAGCCTCATGCGCGCGAGCGGCAAGTCCCGTCGTCAACGCAGCGGCTACGCTCGTCCCAATTGTTCGGCTAGTAGCTCCCATATTCGGAGGAGCTGGCGGAACCGCAACGCGAATGCCTCCAAAAGAGATCGCGCCGATACCAAGAGGGGTGAGACGATGGCCGCCGCCGGCTGGGGAGAGGCGGACGTGATGACGTCCGCCCTGCATCACAATATCCGGTTTGGTCGCGCCACCGTAACCAGGTCCGAGTGCGCTAGAGACATTGGGCAAGCCTGTGCTCGCCCAGACGTCAAAGATTGATGCAGGAAGCTGCGGAGGGACAGGGTGAGCATCCCCATGTAGGCCGCCGACCGTAAGTGCATTCATCGATTCGGCTGGCGAAAGTAATCGGCGGGCCATTATTGAAAGCCCGCTTGCGCGAAGAGCAGTCTTAGCCTTGTCGACGGCACCCAGAGCTTCAAAGGCTACCGTACCAATATTAGCGGTTTCTAGATCGCCGAATTGATTGCCAGCACTCACTATGAAAAGAACGCCATAGCGGAATGCCAAGTAGTCCAGGACCCGCGCCCATCCTGACATCCGGCTAGAAAATGGCTTATTTCTATCTCCCAACGATATATTCACAATGATGATGTCTGGCGCGGAAGGATTTTGACCGTTCTTCATCCGAACGATTGCTTCATGGACTAGATCCGCAGGCAGTCGATTGGGAAATCTTTCATCGCTGCCCGGGGTCCCGGGCGCATACATCACGTTAACGAAGTGGATCTGGCGATCGAGAGGTGGCCAATCATTTGTGTTCAGATCTCCGTGCAAAGCCGCAGAGGCCATTGCAGTGCCGTGCATGCGTGGACCGACCGCGAGGCCTTCCAAATTGAAGATGTCCTCGATAGTCAGGCGCCCTATGAGCAAGGGATGTGCCGCAAGCGGTACTGCGTCGAACACAGAAGCGATTGGAGAGCCTTGTGGGACGGCGCCAGTCTGTACTTGGACGCCCTCTTGCACATCAAACACGGTGCTTTGTGGGATACTCTGAGGGCGAATGTGAAGAATCGTCTCTTCCGCAACTAAGCCTGCGTCACCTAAGGCAATGATGCGGAGAAGCTCTTCTTGTGGCACCTGAACTAATAGCGCGTGATATCCAGCTCCTACTATACGGGTGGAGGATATTATTTCTCCGTCAACTGCTTCAACCGCTCGACGGGCAGAGGCTTCAGCAGCTTCTCCGGCATTTCTAAACACCAATTCTATTTCAAGACGTACTCTTCCTTGAGCATCGGCATGCTCAAGTGCAATCACCGAGAGGTCCTCGGGAGTTACTCGATCCCGCGGTCCCCACGGTCGAATCGCGCGGAGTTGAACGAACAGCTGACGCCAGGGAGCGAAGCCCGAAGGTAATTTTTTATCGTCGAGCCAAATGCGCCATAATGAAAGCATTTCGCGCAAGGCTCGAGCGTCTGGAATGAGTAGATACAGAACCGGATTCTTGTCTTCTTCGTCCTCGAGCAAATCTTCCGCGCCAATGAATTCGAGGCCTGGGATGCGCGCGGCGGCG encodes:
- a CDS encoding PilZ domain-containing protein — protein: MPQFPRRFARVKPAGLVSRQAKIITDPRAPVIPCTLIDYSPGGACVDLGGQVKIPDRFELLHVNTKKRCRIAWKRGTRVGVVF
- a CDS encoding S8 family peptidase, which codes for MAQIPERPLLRLDEPEPDKRQGGKSRFMSPRQFTLKQQRDSDTARQFQRLQDAFDQNRDPLQLRADPQGMAPERLLVFELTGDVNNFARAAARIPGLEFIGAEDLLEDEEDKNPVLYLLIPDARALREMLSLWRIWLDDKKLPSGFAPWRQLFVQLRAIRPWGPRDRVTPEDLSVIALEHADAQGRVRLEIELVFRNAGEAAEASARRAVEAVDGEIISSTRIVGAGYHALLVQVPQEELLRIIALGDAGLVAEETILHIRPQSIPQSTVFDVQEGVQVQTGAVPQGSPIASVFDAVPLAAHPLLIGRLTIEDIFNLEGLAVGPRMHGTAMASAALHGDLNTNDWPPLDRQIHFVNVMYAPGTPGSDERFPNRLPADLVHEAIVRMKNGQNPSAPDIIIVNISLGDRNKPFSSRMSGWARVLDYLAFRYGVLFIVSAGNQFGDLETANIGTVAFEALGAVDKAKTALRASGLSIMARRLLSPAESMNALTVGGLHGDAHPVPPQLPASIFDVWASTGLPNVSSALGPGYGGATKPDIVMQGGRHHVRLSPAGGGHRLTPLGIGAISFGGIRVAVPPAPPNMGATSRTIGTSVAAALTTGLAARAHEALEATYEDFLAISGSHRALLLKALLVHCAKWTGARDLIVEILGPADPKKHVRQKDNVRRYLGFGAIRAGMALNCAADRATLWAVGSLARDQGHVFSIPLPQAISGKAQPHEIAATVSWFAPPRIGAAKYRGARLKLLDPVDLQILGVAAAKDQPDVNQSHRGTVIHRRWTGVKAGVVNENGVLSLVVQREPDELDETIPYAVVATVEMPGIEEVYAEISVRVGIKPKVAVGT
- a CDS encoding NADH:flavin oxidoreductase/NADH oxidase → MSALFSPIKLRGLTLKNRIVVSPMCQYSAEDGVPTDWHFTHINNLALSGASMFCIEATHVEAIGRITPGCLGLYSDASEAALKQILTSVRKHSSTAIAMQLAHAGRKASSARPWDGGQLIPVSEGGWQTVAPSAIPHKDGEAAPTALDASGLKRIREAFVDAAQRAERIGIDAIELHGAHGYLLHQFLSPLSNKRTDEYGGSLENRMRFPLEIYDAVRAVFPHDKPVGMRVSSTDWVEGGWDLAQTIEFARALKARGVDWIDASSGGVSPLQKIALGPGYQVQFAEAIKRETGLPVMAVGLITEPRQAEEIVASGKADMVALARGMLYDPRWAWHAAAELGGEVEAPPQYWRSQPSTQKALFGKTTFGAR
- a CDS encoding DUF2235 domain-containing protein; its protein translation is MEHSANPTSKNLVICCDGTGNEISENISNVLKLYRCLRKTEKTSPRQMVFYDPGVGTVTEPSTWNRWKANIKLVLGLATGYGLDDNTLSAYCFLVEHYAPGDRIYLFGFSRGAYTVRVLAGLIHKVGLISPEQANLAGSGLVAYKQYSGTGHGNDVEDLKDIAVDEQGPLPKDAFDLAAQFARITSTRWPTIHFIGVWDTVASVIVPRRDVFFLVFSLEELAFTLRNPSVAIFRQAIAIDERRCMFRLKQYEEPQEYWSHRYVPDEKKVPQDILQVWFAGVHCDVGGGYPEVESAESKWPLIWMIEEATKAGLNFNPATVNQLAWGIPRKNSPFKYVGPAYTGEAARLHDSMSAAWRVLEFLPKSATYKEWPERKVVAGFYIPDCEPRVIPEGAHVHESVLKRMAVDAAYRPVNMPKSYVTVPMPVPPGVDLAAGGERDGVMAGA